A genomic stretch from Mycobacterium malmoense includes:
- a CDS encoding glycosyltransferase family 4 protein — protein sequence MKILMVSWEYPPVVIGGLGRHVHHLSTALAAAGHDVVVLSRRPSGTDPSSHPSSDEVAEGVRVIAAAHDPHEFTFGSDMMAWTLAMGHSMIRAGLSLDFTPDVVHAHDWLVAHPAIALAQFYDVPMVSTIHATEAGRHSGWVTGALSRQVHAVESWLVRESDSLITCSVSMADEITELFGPGLAEITVIRNGIDAARWPFAARRPRTGPAELLYLGRLEYEKGVHDVIAALPRIRRTHPGTTLTIAGDGTQQDWLVGQARKHKVLKATRFVGHLDHAELLAVLHRADAAVLPSHYEPFGLAALEAAAAGTPLVTSNIGGLGEAVIDGQTGVSCPPRDVAALASAVRSVLDDPDAAQRRARAARERLTSDFDWQAVAGQTAQVYLAAKRRERQPLPRLPIVEHALPDR from the coding sequence GTGAAGATCCTCATGGTGTCGTGGGAGTACCCGCCGGTGGTGATCGGCGGGCTGGGCCGCCACGTGCATCACCTGTCGACGGCGCTGGCCGCCGCCGGTCACGACGTCGTCGTCCTGTCCCGGCGACCCTCGGGCACCGATCCCAGCAGCCATCCGTCGTCCGACGAGGTCGCCGAGGGCGTCCGGGTGATCGCGGCCGCGCATGATCCACACGAATTCACCTTCGGCAGCGACATGATGGCCTGGACCCTGGCGATGGGTCACTCGATGATCCGCGCCGGCCTGTCGCTGGATTTCACCCCCGACGTCGTGCACGCACACGACTGGCTGGTGGCCCACCCGGCCATCGCGCTCGCCCAATTCTACGACGTGCCAATGGTTTCCACGATTCACGCGACGGAAGCCGGTCGCCATTCCGGCTGGGTCACCGGGGCGCTCAGCCGTCAGGTGCACGCGGTCGAGTCGTGGCTGGTGCGCGAATCCGATTCGCTGATCACGTGTTCGGTGTCGATGGCCGACGAGATCACCGAACTGTTCGGCCCCGGCCTGGCCGAGATCACCGTGATCCGCAACGGCATCGACGCGGCGCGCTGGCCCTTCGCGGCCCGCCGGCCGCGCACCGGGCCGGCCGAACTGCTCTACCTCGGGCGGCTGGAGTACGAGAAGGGCGTGCACGACGTCATCGCGGCGCTGCCGCGGATCAGGCGCACCCACCCGGGGACCACGCTGACCATCGCCGGCGACGGCACCCAGCAGGACTGGCTCGTCGGCCAGGCCCGTAAGCACAAGGTGCTCAAGGCAACTCGGTTCGTCGGACACCTCGACCACGCCGAGCTGCTGGCGGTGCTGCACCGGGCCGACGCGGCGGTGCTGCCCAGCCACTACGAGCCGTTCGGGCTCGCCGCCCTGGAGGCCGCCGCGGCCGGCACCCCGCTGGTGACCTCGAACATCGGCGGCCTGGGCGAGGCGGTGATCGACGGGCAGACCGGCGTGTCGTGCCCGCCGCGCGACGTGGCGGCGCTGGCCTCGGCGGTGCGCAGCGTGCTCGACGATCCCGACGCCGCGCAGCGGCGCGCCCGCGCCGCCCGCGAACGGCTCACCTCGGACTTCGATTGGCAGGCGGTGGCCGGCCAGACCGCGCAGGTGTACCTGGCGGCCAAGCGCCGCGAAAGGCAGCCGCTGCCACGGCTGCCCATCGTCGAGCACGCACTGCCAGACCGTTAG
- a CDS encoding acyltransferase yields the protein MTTMWGAPLHRRWRGSNLRDPRQAKFLTLDSLRWVLANRAYTPWYLVRYWRLLKFKLANPHIITRGMVFLGKDVEIHATPELAELEIGRWVHIGDKNTIRAHEGSLRFGDKVVLGRDNVINAYLDVELGDSVLMADWCYVCDFDHRMDDINAPIKDQGIIKSPVRIGPDTWVGVKVTVLRGTSIGRGCVLGSHAVVRGVVPDYSIAVGAPAKVVKNRQLSWESSAAQRAELAAALADIERKKAAH from the coding sequence ATGACGACCATGTGGGGAGCCCCTCTGCATCGCCGTTGGCGTGGATCGAACCTGCGGGATCCCCGGCAGGCCAAGTTCCTCACGCTGGACTCGCTGAGATGGGTGCTGGCCAACCGCGCCTACACCCCGTGGTACCTGGTCCGCTACTGGCGGCTGCTGAAGTTCAAGCTGGCCAACCCGCACATCATCACCCGCGGCATGGTGTTTCTCGGCAAGGATGTGGAGATCCACGCGACACCCGAATTGGCGGAGCTGGAGATCGGCCGTTGGGTGCACATCGGGGACAAGAACACCATCCGCGCGCACGAGGGCTCGCTGCGGTTCGGCGACAAGGTGGTGCTGGGCCGCGACAACGTCATCAACGCCTACCTCGACGTCGAGCTCGGCGATTCGGTGCTGATGGCCGACTGGTGCTACGTCTGCGATTTCGACCACCGCATGGACGACATCAACGCCCCGATCAAGGATCAGGGCATCATCAAGTCCCCGGTCCGGATCGGCCCGGACACCTGGGTGGGAGTCAAAGTCACGGTGCTGCGCGGCACGTCCATCGGGCGCGGCTGCGTGCTCGGGTCGCATGCCGTGGTCCGCGGCGTCGTCCCCGACTACTCGATCGCGGTCGGCGCGCCGGCCAAGGTGGTCAAGAACCGGCAGCTGTCCTGGGAGAGCTCGGCGGCGCAGCGCGCCGAACTGGCCGCCGCCCTGGCCGACATCGAACGCAAAAAGGCCGCGCACTAG
- a CDS encoding TspO/MBR family protein: protein MNRSVLAATTLAAAAAAGAGSIASARRVDGWYSRLRKPPYQPPGAAFPVVWTALYGDIAATSAVAVDRLRAAGRRDEARRYAAALGLNLLLNAGWSWLFFRYHKLGAAALGAAALTVSSADLARRTARADRRAGLALSPYALWCAFATALATHVWRLNRRVE from the coding sequence ATGAACAGGTCAGTACTGGCCGCGACGACGCTCGCCGCCGCCGCGGCCGCCGGAGCCGGCAGCATCGCCAGCGCGAGGCGTGTAGACGGCTGGTACTCGCGGCTTCGCAAGCCGCCATATCAGCCGCCCGGCGCCGCCTTCCCCGTGGTGTGGACCGCGCTTTATGGCGACATCGCGGCCACGTCCGCGGTGGCCGTCGACCGGTTGCGCGCGGCCGGACGGCGCGACGAGGCGCGCCGCTACGCCGCGGCGCTGGGCCTCAACCTGCTGCTGAACGCCGGATGGAGCTGGCTCTTCTTCCGGTATCACAAACTCGGCGCCGCCGCGCTCGGCGCCGCCGCGCTGACGGTCAGCAGCGCCGACCTGGCCCGCCGGACGGCACGGGCCGACCGGCGGGCCGGGCTGGCGCTGTCGCCGTACGCTTTGTGGTGCGCCTTCGCCACCGCCCTGGCCACCCATGTCTGGCGGCTCAACCGCCGCGTCGAATGA
- a CDS encoding GGDEF domain-containing protein has translation MVRQSDQYDWLSAYLKGRGLQPVWRWATFGSTASQAALPLVMLYTPAGPDHPTSRAVAVAAAAFGGAAAMLWLLRWPTRRQSILYSLGATAAIAATCLSLSNPYAGLMGCATFAILGGFVAYFHAVGYMLANFGVAAACAAILSHRLLAATGDVALTGASLITVGALNVGVPFGIQSLVHTLRSDLRSSERDPLTGLHNRRSFYDSVYELMMLHHRSPGTYLVVAVIDLDNFKRLNDTRGHAAGDQALVAVAGALQANCRSTAVVGRTGGEEFVVADTDTRPDPAQMAERLRRAIAAIPFQVTASIGTSSVPLDAGATVANTRLIDDLISTSDAAMYEAKHAGGNRVCHHSKLEPRRGGRPG, from the coding sequence ATGGTGAGACAATCGGATCAGTATGACTGGCTCAGTGCCTACCTGAAGGGTCGTGGCCTCCAGCCGGTCTGGCGCTGGGCAACGTTCGGCTCCACCGCATCACAGGCCGCGCTGCCGCTCGTCATGCTCTACACTCCCGCCGGCCCCGACCACCCGACGTCGAGAGCGGTGGCGGTCGCCGCGGCGGCGTTCGGGGGCGCCGCCGCGATGCTATGGCTGCTGCGCTGGCCCACGCGGCGACAGTCGATCCTCTACTCGTTGGGGGCAACCGCCGCCATCGCCGCCACGTGTTTGTCGCTGTCGAACCCTTATGCGGGATTGATGGGATGCGCGACCTTCGCCATCCTGGGTGGTTTCGTCGCCTACTTTCACGCCGTTGGCTACATGCTTGCCAACTTCGGGGTGGCCGCAGCCTGCGCGGCGATCCTGTCGCATCGACTCCTGGCGGCGACCGGCGACGTCGCCCTGACCGGTGCGAGCCTGATCACCGTGGGGGCGCTGAACGTTGGCGTGCCGTTCGGAATTCAATCGTTGGTGCATACGTTGCGAAGCGACCTACGGAGTTCCGAGCGTGATCCACTCACCGGCCTGCATAACCGGCGCTCGTTCTACGACTCCGTCTACGAACTGATGATGCTTCACCACCGCTCGCCGGGCACATATCTCGTGGTCGCGGTGATCGACCTCGACAACTTCAAGCGACTCAACGACACCCGCGGCCACGCGGCCGGCGACCAGGCCCTGGTCGCCGTCGCCGGGGCGCTTCAAGCAAACTGCCGCTCTACGGCCGTCGTCGGTCGCACCGGTGGAGAAGAATTCGTGGTCGCCGACACCGACACCAGGCCCGACCCCGCGCAGATGGCCGAACGACTTCGCCGGGCGATAGCCGCGATCCCCTTCCAGGTCACCGCGAGCATCGGCACCTCGAGCGTCCCGCTCGACGCCGGCGCGACCGTCGCCAACACCCGGCTCATCGACGACCTGATCAGCACGTCGGACGCGGCGATGTACGAGGCCAAACACGCTGGGGGCAACCGGGTTTGCCATCACTCGAAGTTGGAACCCCGGCGCGGAGGACGGCCGGGCTAA